One genomic segment of Theobroma cacao cultivar B97-61/B2 chromosome 6, Criollo_cocoa_genome_V2, whole genome shotgun sequence includes these proteins:
- the LOC18597347 gene encoding sister chromatid cohesion protein PDS5 homolog A isoform X1 codes for MAQKLEQQLKEVGSKLESPPSTKDALLKLLKQAATCLSELDQSPPSSIMESMQPFLNAIVKPELLKHQDRDAKLLVATCICEITRITAPEAPYSDDVLKDIFHLIVGTFHGLSDTSGPSFGRRVVILETLAKYRSCVVMLDLECDDLVNEMFSTFFAVVRDDHPESVLSSMQTIMIVVLEESEDIRDDLLLIILSALGRNKSDVTPAARRLAMNVIEQCSGKLEAGIKQFLISLMSGDNQSVNSEIDYHEVIYDVYCCAPQILSGVVPYLTGELLTDQLDTRLRAVGLVGDLFALPSSTISEAFQPIFSEFLKRLTDRVVSVRMSVLEHVKSCLLSYPSRSEAPEIISALCDRLLDYDENVRKQVVAVICDVACHSLVSIPIETVKLVAERLRDKSKLVKKYTMERLAEIFRVYCASCSDGSINPDEFDWIPGRILRCFYDKDFRSETIESVLCGFLFPTEFSIRDKVKCWIRVFSGFDKIEVKALERMLEQKQRLQQEMQKYLSLRQMHQDSDAPEIQKKVLFGFRIMSRPFSDPVKAEECFQILDQLKDANIWKILMNLLDPNTSFHQASSGRDDLLKILGEKHRLYDFLSTLSLKCSYLLFNKEHVKEILLEAAVQKSTGNTQYTQSCMNLLVILARFCPLLLGGAEEELVNFLKDDNEIIIEGILHVLAKAGGTIREQLAVLSSSIDLILERLCLEGSRRQAKYAVHALAAITKDDGLKSLSVLYKRLVDMLEEKTHLPAVLQSLGCIAQTAMPVFETRESEIEEFIKSKILRCSNKADGSAKECWDDKSEICLLKVFGIKTLVKSYLPVKDAHLRPGIDDLLVLLGNILSFGEISEDIESSSVDKAHLRLAAAKAVLRLSRTWDHKIPLDVFHLTLRTPEISFPQARKLFLSKVHQYIKDRLLDAKYACAFLFSITGSKLLECDEEKQNLADIFQMCQQAKARQVAIQADTNSSTTYPEYILPYLVHALAHHSCPNTDECKDVKAFELIYRQLYMTIFMLVNKDEDTKSEAGANKEKESISMIFSIFQSIKRSEDLLDATKSKNSHAICDLGLSVMKRLAYKEEDLQGLIQSVSLPPLLYKPYEKKEGEDSQAGEGQTWLADENVLSHFESLKLECDGTAHMEIAEDESLKDSEIDGNEVPLRKMIKRLKSKGAKDGKAKKNKSPSAEAKDAENDVDILKMVREINLDSLVMPSKFESSNGHKHFPTKKAKLEQEHQKGKKRKITGADSVPVPKRRRSLPAHGAFKISRSASTVPSRDSGDDWHQVKDSSFQSTEMKVVELHDSKDKMPTHQKLNENTESDYLVSCIRRKRSVSSKGKGKGSDWVHSDEENEDGADDENVELFYISMQKLGTTIGTKSVAGSSKKQKRRSISGLAKCSTKEGGIDIADLIGHRIKVWWPMDKQFYAGTVKSYDPIKRKHVVLYDDGDVEVLRLERERWELIDTGRKSGKKANSMKGSKGARKELSPGQKSKSSGGSRQNKSSLKIVKGKRTPKKNLKHPLRGALNSNFTEADAEEKTDASKSKPTAVNKIHKINSGDSEGAHTEMVDENLTDREESEKEVASVSQERCSEDMKGSPNQAEQSDEVKSDADGNLSEDVDSISGKAQKGEEEEKSHSEEKVAGDSTEDLREDASKATDTEPKETQESDNSESRSPILKKFRKGSSMLSDTVDSGISDDEPLSKWKRKAGKSGSKRVQ; via the exons ATGGCGCAGAAGCTGGAACAGCAGCTCAAGGAGGTGGGATCCAAGCTGGAGTCTCCTCCCTCCACCAAGGACGCTCTTCTCAAGCTCTTAAAG CAAGCTGCTACATGTCTTTCTGAGCTTGATCAGTCACCACCATCATCAATAATGGAATCAATGCAGCCTTTTCTTAATGCAATTGTCAAGCCAGAATTGCTGAAGCATCAAGATAGGGATGCCAAACTTCTAGTTGCAACCTGTATTTGTGAGATAACTCGGATTACTGCACCTGAAGCGCCTTATAGCGATGATGTTCTAAAG GATATTTTTCACTTGATTGTTGGCACTTTTCATGGATTGAGCGATACTAGTGGTCCATCATTTGGAAGGAGAGTTGTCATTTTGGAGACTCTTGCAAAATATAGATCGTGTGTTGTGATGTTGGATCTTGAATGTGATGATCTGGTGAATGAAATGTTCAGTACATTTTTTGCTGTTGTCAG GGATGATCATCCAGAAAGTGTTCTATCATCAATGCAAACAATCATGATCGTTGTGTTAGAAGAGAGTGAAGATATTCGAGATGATCTTTTACTTATTATATTATCTGCATTAGGTCGAAATAAAAGT GATGTTACTCCAGCTGCAAGGAGACTTGCTATGAATGTCATAGAGCAGTGTTCAGGAAAACTTGAAGCTGGCATAAAACAGTTTCTTATATCATTGATGTCAGGAGATAATCAGTCAGTAAACAGTGAAATTGACTACCATGAAGTTATCTATGATGTTTATTGTTGTGCTCCTCAGATACTATCAGGAGTTGTCCCATACCTCACAGGAGAGCTGTTG ACTGATCAATTAGACACTCGTTTGAGAGCTGTGGGATTGGTTGGGGACCTCTTTGCTCTGCCAAGCTCTACCATCTCTGAAGCATTTCAGCCAATATTTTCGGAGTTTTTGAAAAGGTTGACTGATAGGGTTGTTAGTGTTCGAATGTCTGTCCTTGAACATGTTAAGAGCTGTCTGTTGTCGTATCCTTCCAGATCCGAGGCTCCTGAAATTATCT CTGCTCTCTGTGACCGGCTGTTAGACTATGATGAAAATGTTCGAAAGCAAGTTGTGGCTGTGATTTGTGATGTTGCTTGTCATTCCCTTGTTTCCATTCCTATAGAGACTGTAAAACTAGTTGCAGAGCGTCTTCGAGACAAATCT AAGCTTGTTAAGAAATATACTATGGAAAGACTGGCAGAGATATTCAGAGTTTATTGTGCTAGCTGCTCTGATGGCTCAATCAATCCTGATGAATTTGATTGGATACCGGGGAGGATTTTGAGGTGTTTTTATGACAAAGATTTTAG GTCAGAAACAATTGAATCTGTTTTATGTGGGTTCCTCTTTCCGACTGAGTTCTCAATCAGAGATAAAGTTAAATGTTGGATAAGAGTTTTCTCAGGGTTTGACAAAATTGAGGTGAAGGCACTTGAGAGGATGCTGGAGCAGAAGCAAAG GTTACAGCAAGAGATGCAGAAGTATCTCTCTCTCAGGCAGATGCATCAG GATAGTGATGCTCCTGAAAtacaaaagaaagttttatttgGCTTCCGAATCATGTCCCGCCCTTTTTCTGATCCTGTGAAGGCTGAAGAGTGTTTTCAGATTCTTGATCAGTTGAAAGATGCTAACATCTGGAAGATTTTAATGAATCTACTGGATCCAAATACCAGCTTCCATCAAGCTTCTAGTGGTCGG GATGATTTGCTTAAAATACTCGGTGAGAAGCATCGGCTCTATGATTTTCTGAGTACTCTCTCTTTGAAGTGTTCTTATCTACTTTTTAACAAGGAGCATGTGAAAGAAATCCTTCTGGAGGCTGCTGTACAGAAGTCTACTGGAAATACACAATACACACAATCTTGCATGAATTTACTTGTG ATTCTTGCACGCTTCTGTCCGTTGCTGCTGGGTGGAGCTGAAGAAGAACTGGTTAATTTTCTGAAAGATGacaatgaaataataatagaaGGCATTTTGCATGTTTTGGCTAAGGCTGGTGGTACCATCCGAGAACAACTTGCGGTGTTGTCAAG TTCAATTGACCTTATATTGGAGAGGCTCTGTTTAGAAGGTAGTCGAAGACAAGCCAAGTATGCTGTGCATGCACTAGCAGCAATAACAAAGGATGATGGGCTCAAGTCCCTCTCAGTTCTGTATAAG AGGCTTGTAGACATGCTGGAGGAAAAGACGCATTTGCCTGCTGTACTACAATCTTTGGGTTGTATAGCTCAGACTGCGATGCCTGTTTTTGAAACTAGAGAGAGTGAAATTGAAGAATTTATTAAGAGCAAAATTTTGAGATGCAGTAAT AAAGCAGATGGCAGTGCAAAAGAATGTTGGGATGACAAAAGCGAAATTTGTCTGTTGAAG GTATTTGGGATAAAAACTTTGGTCAAAAGTTACTTGCCTGTTAAAGATGCTCATCTTCGTCCCGGTATCGATGACCTTCTAGTACTCCTTGGAAACATACTTTCTTTTGGTGAAATATCAGAAGATATAGAATCAAG TTCAGTTGATAAGGCCCATTTAAGGCTTGCTGCAGCCAAGGCAGTTCTTCGTCTGTCGCGGACCTGGGATCATAAGATCCCTCTTGATGTTTTCCACCTAACCTTGAGGACCCCAGAG ATCTCTTTCCCTCAGGCTAGGAAACTATTCCTCAGCAAAGTTCATCAGTATATAAAGGATCGGCTCTTGGATGCAAAATATGCTTGTGCTTTCTTATTTAGCATCACTGGATCGAAACTGCTTGAGTGTGATGAG GAAAAACAGAATTTAGCCGATATCTTTCAAATGTGTCAGCAGGCGAAAGCACGGCAGGTTGCTATACAAGCTGATACAAATTCCTCAACCACATATCCTGAATACATCCTGCCTTATTTGGTCCATGCTCTTGCTCATCATTCATGTCCCAACACAGATGAATGCAAGGATGTCAAAGCATTTGAATTAATATATCG GCAATTGTACATGACTATTTTTATGTTGGTGAATAAAGATGAAGATACCAAGTCAGAAGCTGGCGCAAACAAGGAGAAGGAGAGTATTTCtatgattttctctatctttcaGAGTATCAAGCGCTCTGAAGACCTTCTTGATGCAACAAAATCAAAG AATTCACATGCTATCTGTGACCTTGGACTTTCCGTCATGAAGCGCCTAGCTTATAAGGAGGAGGATTTGCAAGGGCTTATACAGTCAGTCTCTCTGCCCCCACTCCTGTATAAACcatatgaaaagaaagaaggtgAAGATTCTCAG GCTGGTGAAGGGCAAACATGGTTAGCTGATGAGAATGTCCTGTCTCACTTTGAATCCCTTAAGTTGGAATGTGATGGAACA GCTCATATGGAGATTGCTGAGGATGAGTCTCTCAAAGACAGCGAAATAGACGGCAATGAAGTGCCACTCAGAAAAATGATTAAGCGATTAAAATCTAAAGGAGCCAAGGATGGGAAGGCAAAAAAGAACAAATCTCCCTCAGCAGAAGCAAAAGATGCTGAAAATGATGttgatattttgaaaatggtaaGGGAAATAAATTTGGATAGTCTAGTGATGCCCAGTAAGTTCGAATCAAGCAATGGTCATAAACATTTTCCTACCAAGAAAGCAAAATTGGAGCAGGAGCATCAGAAaggtaaaaagagaaaaatcactGGTGCAGATTCTGTGCCAGTGCCTAAACGAAGGAGGTCATTGCCTGCTCATGgtgctttcaaaatttcaagaagtgCTTCTACGGTCCCTTCGAGAGATTCAGGAGATGACTGGCATCAAGTTAAAGATTCCTCATTTCAATCTACTGAAATGAAAGTAGTTGAACTCCATGATTCAAAAGATAAAATGCCTACACACcaaaaattgaatgagaacACTGAATCGGACTATTTGGTATCATGCATTCGGAGGAAAAGAAGCGTCTCATCAAAAGGTAAAGGCAAAGGCTCTGATTGGGTTCATAGTGATGAGGAAAATGAAGATGGAGCTGATGATGAAAATGTGGAG CTGTTTTATATTTCCATGCAGAAATTGGGCACCACCATTGGTACTAAGTCTGTGGCTGGATCTAGCAAGAAACAGAAGAGGAGGAGCATTTCAGGATTAGCAaag TGCTCAACAAAGGAAGGTGGAATTGATATTGCAGACTTGATTGGTCACAGAATAAAAGTATGGTGGCCCATGGATAAGCA GTTTTATGCAGGCACGGTTAAGTCTTATGACCCTATAAAACGGAAGCATGTG GTATTGTACGATGATGGAGATGTGGAAGTACTCCGTCTGGAAAGAGAGCGCTGGGAGCTCATTGACACTGGCCGCAAGTCTGGAAAG AAGGCAAATTCAATGAAAGGCAGCAAGGGTGCTCGGAAGGAATT GTCTCCTGGGCAGAAAAGTAAGAGCTCAGGTGGTTCACGTCAGAATAAGAGTTCATTAAAGAT AGTTAAAGGGAAAAGAACTCCGAAGAAAAACTTGAAGCACCCTTTAAGAGGTGCATTGAATAGTAACTTCACTGAAGCTGACGCTGAAGAGAAGACTGATGCATCAAAATCTAAACCCACTGCTGTGAATAAAATTCATAAGATAAACTCAG GTGATTCTGAAGGAGCACACACCGAAATGGTAGATGAGAACCTAACAGATAGGGAAGAATCTGAGAAGGAAGTGGCTTCAGTTTCTCAGGAGAGATGTTCAGAAGATATGAAGGGAAGCCCAAATCAAGCTGAGCAGTCTGATGAAGTAAAATCTGATGCTGATGGGAATCTTTCTGAAGATGTAGATAGTATTTCAGGAAAAGCTCAAAAAGgggaagaggaagagaaatcTCATTCAGAAGAGAAAGTAGCTGGTGATTCAACTGAAGACTTGAGAGAGGATGCTAGTAAAGCAACTGATACGGAACCCAAAGAGACTCAAGAAAGTGATAATAGTGAGAGTAGATCTCCAATTCTGAAGAAATTCCGGAAAGGATCTTCGATGCTGTCAGATACTGTGGATTCTGGGATTTCTGACGATGAGCCCCTG AGCAAGTGGAAGCGTAAAGCTGGGAAATCAGGTTCAAAGCGAGTGCAGTAG
- the LOC18597347 gene encoding sister chromatid cohesion protein PDS5 homolog A isoform X2, whose amino-acid sequence MAQKLEQQLKEVGSKLESPPSTKDALLKLLKQAATCLSELDQSPPSSIMESMQPFLNAIVKPELLKHQDRDAKLLVATCICEITRITAPEAPYSDDVLKDIFHLIVGTFHGLSDTSGPSFGRRVVILETLAKYRSCVVMLDLECDDLVNEMFSTFFAVVRDDHPESVLSSMQTIMIVVLEESEDIRDDLLLIILSALGRNKSDVTPAARRLAMNVIEQCSGKLEAGIKQFLISLMSGDNQSVNSEIDYHEVIYDVYCCAPQILSGVVPYLTGELLTDQLDTRLRAVGLVGDLFALPSSTISEAFQPIFSEFLKRLTDRVVSVRMSVLEHVKSCLLSYPSRSEAPEIISALCDRLLDYDENVRKQVVAVICDVACHSLVSIPIETVKLVAERLRDKSKLVKKYTMERLAEIFRVYCASCSDGSINPDEFDWIPGRILRCFYDKDFRSETIESVLCGFLFPTEFSIRDKVKCWIRVFSGFDKIEVKALERMLEQKQRLQQEMQKYLSLRQMHQDSDAPEIQKKVLFGFRIMSRPFSDPVKAEECFQILDQLKDANIWKILMNLLDPNTSFHQASSGRDDLLKILGEKHRLYDFLSTLSLKCSYLLFNKEHVKEILLEAAVQKSTGNTQYTQSCMNLLVILARFCPLLLGGAEEELVNFLKDDNEIIIEGILHVLAKAGGTIREQLAVLSSSIDLILERLCLEGSRRQAKYAVHALAAITKDDGLKSLSVLYKRLVDMLEEKTHLPAVLQSLGCIAQTAMPVFETRESEIEEFIKSKILRCSNKADGSAKECWDDKSEICLLKVFGIKTLVKSYLPVKDAHLRPGIDDLLVLLGNILSFGEISEDIESSSVDKAHLRLAAAKAVLRLSRTWDHKIPLDVFHLTLRTPEISFPQARKLFLSKVHQYIKDRLLDAKYACAFLFSITGSKLLECDEEKQNLADIFQMCQQAKARQVAIQADTNSSTTYPEYILPYLVHALAHHSCPNTDECKDVKAFELIYRQLYMTIFMLVNKDEDTKSEAGANKEKESISMIFSIFQSIKRSEDLLDATKSKNSHAICDLGLSVMKRLAYKEEDLQGLIQSVSLPPLLYKPYEKKEGEDSQAGEGQTWLADENVLSHFESLKLECDGTAHMEIAEDESLKDSEIDGNEVPLRKMIKRLKSKGAKDGKAKKNKSPSAEAKDAENDVDILKMVREINLDSLVMPSKFESSNGHKHFPTKKAKLEQEHQKGKKRKITGADSVPVPKRRRSLPAHGAFKISRSASTVPSRDSGDDWHQVKDSSFQSTEMKVVELHDSKDKMPTHQKLNENTESDYLVSCIRRKRSVSSKGKGKGSDWVHSDEENEDGADDENVEKLGTTIGTKSVAGSSKKQKRRSISGLAKCSTKEGGIDIADLIGHRIKVWWPMDKQFYAGTVKSYDPIKRKHVVLYDDGDVEVLRLERERWELIDTGRKSGKKANSMKGSKGARKELSPGQKSKSSGGSRQNKSSLKIVKGKRTPKKNLKHPLRGALNSNFTEADAEEKTDASKSKPTAVNKIHKINSGDSEGAHTEMVDENLTDREESEKEVASVSQERCSEDMKGSPNQAEQSDEVKSDADGNLSEDVDSISGKAQKGEEEEKSHSEEKVAGDSTEDLREDASKATDTEPKETQESDNSESRSPILKKFRKGSSMLSDTVDSGISDDEPLSKWKRKAGKSGSKRVQ is encoded by the exons ATGGCGCAGAAGCTGGAACAGCAGCTCAAGGAGGTGGGATCCAAGCTGGAGTCTCCTCCCTCCACCAAGGACGCTCTTCTCAAGCTCTTAAAG CAAGCTGCTACATGTCTTTCTGAGCTTGATCAGTCACCACCATCATCAATAATGGAATCAATGCAGCCTTTTCTTAATGCAATTGTCAAGCCAGAATTGCTGAAGCATCAAGATAGGGATGCCAAACTTCTAGTTGCAACCTGTATTTGTGAGATAACTCGGATTACTGCACCTGAAGCGCCTTATAGCGATGATGTTCTAAAG GATATTTTTCACTTGATTGTTGGCACTTTTCATGGATTGAGCGATACTAGTGGTCCATCATTTGGAAGGAGAGTTGTCATTTTGGAGACTCTTGCAAAATATAGATCGTGTGTTGTGATGTTGGATCTTGAATGTGATGATCTGGTGAATGAAATGTTCAGTACATTTTTTGCTGTTGTCAG GGATGATCATCCAGAAAGTGTTCTATCATCAATGCAAACAATCATGATCGTTGTGTTAGAAGAGAGTGAAGATATTCGAGATGATCTTTTACTTATTATATTATCTGCATTAGGTCGAAATAAAAGT GATGTTACTCCAGCTGCAAGGAGACTTGCTATGAATGTCATAGAGCAGTGTTCAGGAAAACTTGAAGCTGGCATAAAACAGTTTCTTATATCATTGATGTCAGGAGATAATCAGTCAGTAAACAGTGAAATTGACTACCATGAAGTTATCTATGATGTTTATTGTTGTGCTCCTCAGATACTATCAGGAGTTGTCCCATACCTCACAGGAGAGCTGTTG ACTGATCAATTAGACACTCGTTTGAGAGCTGTGGGATTGGTTGGGGACCTCTTTGCTCTGCCAAGCTCTACCATCTCTGAAGCATTTCAGCCAATATTTTCGGAGTTTTTGAAAAGGTTGACTGATAGGGTTGTTAGTGTTCGAATGTCTGTCCTTGAACATGTTAAGAGCTGTCTGTTGTCGTATCCTTCCAGATCCGAGGCTCCTGAAATTATCT CTGCTCTCTGTGACCGGCTGTTAGACTATGATGAAAATGTTCGAAAGCAAGTTGTGGCTGTGATTTGTGATGTTGCTTGTCATTCCCTTGTTTCCATTCCTATAGAGACTGTAAAACTAGTTGCAGAGCGTCTTCGAGACAAATCT AAGCTTGTTAAGAAATATACTATGGAAAGACTGGCAGAGATATTCAGAGTTTATTGTGCTAGCTGCTCTGATGGCTCAATCAATCCTGATGAATTTGATTGGATACCGGGGAGGATTTTGAGGTGTTTTTATGACAAAGATTTTAG GTCAGAAACAATTGAATCTGTTTTATGTGGGTTCCTCTTTCCGACTGAGTTCTCAATCAGAGATAAAGTTAAATGTTGGATAAGAGTTTTCTCAGGGTTTGACAAAATTGAGGTGAAGGCACTTGAGAGGATGCTGGAGCAGAAGCAAAG GTTACAGCAAGAGATGCAGAAGTATCTCTCTCTCAGGCAGATGCATCAG GATAGTGATGCTCCTGAAAtacaaaagaaagttttatttgGCTTCCGAATCATGTCCCGCCCTTTTTCTGATCCTGTGAAGGCTGAAGAGTGTTTTCAGATTCTTGATCAGTTGAAAGATGCTAACATCTGGAAGATTTTAATGAATCTACTGGATCCAAATACCAGCTTCCATCAAGCTTCTAGTGGTCGG GATGATTTGCTTAAAATACTCGGTGAGAAGCATCGGCTCTATGATTTTCTGAGTACTCTCTCTTTGAAGTGTTCTTATCTACTTTTTAACAAGGAGCATGTGAAAGAAATCCTTCTGGAGGCTGCTGTACAGAAGTCTACTGGAAATACACAATACACACAATCTTGCATGAATTTACTTGTG ATTCTTGCACGCTTCTGTCCGTTGCTGCTGGGTGGAGCTGAAGAAGAACTGGTTAATTTTCTGAAAGATGacaatgaaataataatagaaGGCATTTTGCATGTTTTGGCTAAGGCTGGTGGTACCATCCGAGAACAACTTGCGGTGTTGTCAAG TTCAATTGACCTTATATTGGAGAGGCTCTGTTTAGAAGGTAGTCGAAGACAAGCCAAGTATGCTGTGCATGCACTAGCAGCAATAACAAAGGATGATGGGCTCAAGTCCCTCTCAGTTCTGTATAAG AGGCTTGTAGACATGCTGGAGGAAAAGACGCATTTGCCTGCTGTACTACAATCTTTGGGTTGTATAGCTCAGACTGCGATGCCTGTTTTTGAAACTAGAGAGAGTGAAATTGAAGAATTTATTAAGAGCAAAATTTTGAGATGCAGTAAT AAAGCAGATGGCAGTGCAAAAGAATGTTGGGATGACAAAAGCGAAATTTGTCTGTTGAAG GTATTTGGGATAAAAACTTTGGTCAAAAGTTACTTGCCTGTTAAAGATGCTCATCTTCGTCCCGGTATCGATGACCTTCTAGTACTCCTTGGAAACATACTTTCTTTTGGTGAAATATCAGAAGATATAGAATCAAG TTCAGTTGATAAGGCCCATTTAAGGCTTGCTGCAGCCAAGGCAGTTCTTCGTCTGTCGCGGACCTGGGATCATAAGATCCCTCTTGATGTTTTCCACCTAACCTTGAGGACCCCAGAG ATCTCTTTCCCTCAGGCTAGGAAACTATTCCTCAGCAAAGTTCATCAGTATATAAAGGATCGGCTCTTGGATGCAAAATATGCTTGTGCTTTCTTATTTAGCATCACTGGATCGAAACTGCTTGAGTGTGATGAG GAAAAACAGAATTTAGCCGATATCTTTCAAATGTGTCAGCAGGCGAAAGCACGGCAGGTTGCTATACAAGCTGATACAAATTCCTCAACCACATATCCTGAATACATCCTGCCTTATTTGGTCCATGCTCTTGCTCATCATTCATGTCCCAACACAGATGAATGCAAGGATGTCAAAGCATTTGAATTAATATATCG GCAATTGTACATGACTATTTTTATGTTGGTGAATAAAGATGAAGATACCAAGTCAGAAGCTGGCGCAAACAAGGAGAAGGAGAGTATTTCtatgattttctctatctttcaGAGTATCAAGCGCTCTGAAGACCTTCTTGATGCAACAAAATCAAAG AATTCACATGCTATCTGTGACCTTGGACTTTCCGTCATGAAGCGCCTAGCTTATAAGGAGGAGGATTTGCAAGGGCTTATACAGTCAGTCTCTCTGCCCCCACTCCTGTATAAACcatatgaaaagaaagaaggtgAAGATTCTCAG GCTGGTGAAGGGCAAACATGGTTAGCTGATGAGAATGTCCTGTCTCACTTTGAATCCCTTAAGTTGGAATGTGATGGAACA GCTCATATGGAGATTGCTGAGGATGAGTCTCTCAAAGACAGCGAAATAGACGGCAATGAAGTGCCACTCAGAAAAATGATTAAGCGATTAAAATCTAAAGGAGCCAAGGATGGGAAGGCAAAAAAGAACAAATCTCCCTCAGCAGAAGCAAAAGATGCTGAAAATGATGttgatattttgaaaatggtaaGGGAAATAAATTTGGATAGTCTAGTGATGCCCAGTAAGTTCGAATCAAGCAATGGTCATAAACATTTTCCTACCAAGAAAGCAAAATTGGAGCAGGAGCATCAGAAaggtaaaaagagaaaaatcactGGTGCAGATTCTGTGCCAGTGCCTAAACGAAGGAGGTCATTGCCTGCTCATGgtgctttcaaaatttcaagaagtgCTTCTACGGTCCCTTCGAGAGATTCAGGAGATGACTGGCATCAAGTTAAAGATTCCTCATTTCAATCTACTGAAATGAAAGTAGTTGAACTCCATGATTCAAAAGATAAAATGCCTACACACcaaaaattgaatgagaacACTGAATCGGACTATTTGGTATCATGCATTCGGAGGAAAAGAAGCGTCTCATCAAAAGGTAAAGGCAAAGGCTCTGATTGGGTTCATAGTGATGAGGAAAATGAAGATGGAGCTGATGATGAAAATGTGGAG AAATTGGGCACCACCATTGGTACTAAGTCTGTGGCTGGATCTAGCAAGAAACAGAAGAGGAGGAGCATTTCAGGATTAGCAaag TGCTCAACAAAGGAAGGTGGAATTGATATTGCAGACTTGATTGGTCACAGAATAAAAGTATGGTGGCCCATGGATAAGCA GTTTTATGCAGGCACGGTTAAGTCTTATGACCCTATAAAACGGAAGCATGTG GTATTGTACGATGATGGAGATGTGGAAGTACTCCGTCTGGAAAGAGAGCGCTGGGAGCTCATTGACACTGGCCGCAAGTCTGGAAAG AAGGCAAATTCAATGAAAGGCAGCAAGGGTGCTCGGAAGGAATT GTCTCCTGGGCAGAAAAGTAAGAGCTCAGGTGGTTCACGTCAGAATAAGAGTTCATTAAAGAT AGTTAAAGGGAAAAGAACTCCGAAGAAAAACTTGAAGCACCCTTTAAGAGGTGCATTGAATAGTAACTTCACTGAAGCTGACGCTGAAGAGAAGACTGATGCATCAAAATCTAAACCCACTGCTGTGAATAAAATTCATAAGATAAACTCAG GTGATTCTGAAGGAGCACACACCGAAATGGTAGATGAGAACCTAACAGATAGGGAAGAATCTGAGAAGGAAGTGGCTTCAGTTTCTCAGGAGAGATGTTCAGAAGATATGAAGGGAAGCCCAAATCAAGCTGAGCAGTCTGATGAAGTAAAATCTGATGCTGATGGGAATCTTTCTGAAGATGTAGATAGTATTTCAGGAAAAGCTCAAAAAGgggaagaggaagagaaatcTCATTCAGAAGAGAAAGTAGCTGGTGATTCAACTGAAGACTTGAGAGAGGATGCTAGTAAAGCAACTGATACGGAACCCAAAGAGACTCAAGAAAGTGATAATAGTGAGAGTAGATCTCCAATTCTGAAGAAATTCCGGAAAGGATCTTCGATGCTGTCAGATACTGTGGATTCTGGGATTTCTGACGATGAGCCCCTG AGCAAGTGGAAGCGTAAAGCTGGGAAATCAGGTTCAAAGCGAGTGCAGTAG
- the LOC18597348 gene encoding protein C2-DOMAIN ABA-RELATED 11, whose product MGELLGLLKVVVVQGKRLVIRDFKSSDPYVVVKLGDQVAKTKVINSCLNPVWNEELTFSLTDPVGVLNLEVFDKDRFKADDKMGHAYLNLQPLVSAARMSHVLQVSSGEMPLRKVVPDSDNCLVRDSSICCINGEVVQSVWLRLCAVESGEIELKVRLIETSDGPSR is encoded by the exons ATGGGAGAGCTTTTGGGACTGCTAAAAGTGGTAGTTGTGCAAGGTAAAAGGTTGGTCATCCGGGATTTCAAGAGCAGTGATCCTTATGTTGTAGTCAAGCTCGGTGATCAG GTGGCAAAGACTAAGGTTATCAACAGTTGCCTTAATCCAGTCTGGAATGAAGAGCTAACATTCTCCCTCACTGATCCTGTTGGAGTTTTAAATTTG GAAGTATTTGACAAAGACCGTTTCAAGGCAGATGACAAGATGGGACATGCTTATCTAAACCTTCAGCCACTTGTCTCTGCTGCTAGAATGAGCCATGTTCTGCAAGTTTCTTCTGGTGAGATGCCGCTAAGGAAGGTTGTCCCTGACAGTGATAATTGTCTTGTTAGAGACAGTTCTATTTGTTGCATAAATGGTGAAGTGGTTCAGAGCGTTTGGTTAAGGCTTTGTGCAGTTGAGTCTGGGGAGATAGAACTAAAGGTCAGGTTAATAGAGACTTCTGATGGTCCTTCAAGATAG